The following proteins are co-located in the Ensifer sp. WSM1721 genome:
- a CDS encoding rod-binding protein, giving the protein MAISPPSDLVMDVVRAADPAEVQEAQARLKANRAAFQATSLAENGNGFAAAVSVLNPSDGSSGLGDINNHVEQKKIPETYRKFEAMVLQNFVKSMLPSESENVFGKGTSGDIWKSMMAEQIGDVLAKGGGIGIAEQMVGDDASDRVNASVDGNSLNLAASMVQEYERKAFSTFLSSDEKKKQA; this is encoded by the coding sequence ATGGCTATTTCCCCGCCCAGCGATCTCGTGATGGATGTCGTCCGCGCAGCGGATCCGGCGGAAGTGCAGGAGGCCCAGGCGCGGCTCAAGGCCAATCGCGCGGCCTTCCAGGCGACAAGCCTTGCAGAGAACGGCAATGGCTTTGCTGCTGCCGTTTCGGTGCTTAATCCCTCCGACGGATCGAGCGGGCTCGGCGACATCAACAACCACGTCGAGCAGAAGAAGATTCCGGAGACTTACCGCAAGTTCGAGGCGATGGTCTTGCAGAACTTCGTCAAATCCATGCTGCCGAGCGAAAGCGAGAACGTCTTCGGCAAAGGCACTTCCGGCGACATCTGGAAGAGCATGATGGCCGAGCAGATCGGCGACGTTCTCGCTAAAGGCGGCGGCATCGGCATTGCCGAGCAGATGGTCGGCGACGATGCCAGCGACCGCGTCAACGCCTCGGTCGACGGCAACAGCCTGAACCTCGCCGCGAGCATGGTTCAGGAATACGAGCGCAAGGCGTTCTCGACCTTTTTGAGCAGTGACGAAAAGAAGAAGCAGGCCTAA
- a CDS encoding glycosyltransferase: MKSNGEDVSIHFQTRLEDAADIELVIVVPTFRRPDHLLKTLKTIVSQRPDIPLATIVVENDADGLAGARAAKDFLVRHALDSTIIVVRRRGLAHACNAGWAAALNLYPNLAVLAAIYDDEVAAPEWLDCLVAVRDAHGADIVGGPQLPVFQHPRDQKWKRHPVFRPPYDETGPVPILYSAGNVLITRRVLDGMAQPFLNPTLNIVGVGDADFFDRCRAKGFSFAWAAEAWVAETVPVYHTTTSWVRARCLEKGAISTILEHQRDATLAGRLRTLGKSLGLLVMALPVGLRLWAETGLAAASLYPLYVAIGRLTAKVGSNHAQD; encoded by the coding sequence ATGAAGTCGAACGGCGAGGATGTTTCCATCCATTTCCAGACCAGGCTGGAAGACGCAGCGGATATCGAACTCGTCATCGTCGTGCCGACGTTCCGCCGACCGGACCACCTCCTTAAGACGCTGAAAACCATCGTCTCGCAGCGGCCCGACATACCTTTGGCGACCATCGTCGTCGAAAACGACGCGGACGGTCTGGCAGGGGCGCGAGCGGCGAAGGATTTCCTCGTCCGGCACGCGTTGGATTCCACCATTATCGTCGTTCGCCGCCGCGGGCTCGCCCATGCATGCAACGCCGGTTGGGCGGCCGCCCTCAATCTCTATCCCAATCTCGCCGTGCTCGCCGCCATCTATGATGACGAGGTCGCTGCTCCCGAATGGCTGGATTGTCTTGTCGCGGTCCGGGACGCCCATGGAGCGGACATCGTCGGTGGTCCGCAGTTGCCCGTCTTCCAGCACCCGCGGGATCAGAAATGGAAGCGGCATCCCGTTTTCAGGCCCCCTTATGACGAGACCGGGCCGGTACCCATTCTCTATTCCGCAGGCAACGTCCTGATCACACGACGGGTGCTCGACGGGATGGCTCAGCCGTTTCTCAATCCGACGCTCAACATCGTCGGTGTCGGCGACGCGGACTTCTTCGATCGGTGCAGGGCGAAAGGGTTCTCCTTTGCCTGGGCGGCGGAGGCCTGGGTGGCGGAAACAGTCCCGGTCTATCACACGACCACGTCGTGGGTCCGCGCCCGCTGCCTCGAAAAAGGTGCGATCTCGACAATTCTGGAGCATCAGCGCGATGCAACGCTCGCCGGTCGTTTGCGGACGCTCGGTAAATCCCTCGGTCTGCTCGTCATGGCTCTGCCGGTCGGCCTCAGACTGTGGGCGGAGACCGGTCTTGCCGCCGCGAGCCTCTATCCCCTGTATGTTGCGATCGGCCGCCTGACGGCCAAGGTCGGCTCAAACCACGCGCAGGATTAG
- the folD gene encoding bifunctional methylenetetrahydrofolate dehydrogenase/methenyltetrahydrofolate cyclohydrolase FolD, translated as MTTVIDGKNVAASVIEIVKSATRALESETGVRAGLAVVIVGDDPASHAYVSAKSKMAKDCGFLSVQHTLPEETSQEELAALVAELNADPSIHGILVQLPLPKHLRSEPIIQSIQPEKDVDGLHVVNAGKVATGDLEGGLVSCTPAGAMVFVRRNYGEDLSGLNAVVIGRSNLFGKPMSALLLAANATVTTAHSRTKDLAGVCRNADILVAAVGRPEMVKADWVKPGAMVIDVGINRVPAPERGEGKTKLVGDVAFEECAKVASVITPVPGGVGPMTIAMLMANTIIAACRKAGRNPPKF; from the coding sequence GTGACGACTGTGATTGATGGCAAGAACGTTGCCGCTTCGGTCATCGAAATCGTGAAATCCGCCACCAGGGCGCTGGAAAGCGAAACGGGCGTGCGGGCGGGACTCGCGGTGGTCATCGTCGGCGACGATCCGGCAAGCCATGCCTATGTGTCGGCGAAGAGCAAGATGGCGAAGGATTGCGGCTTCCTGTCGGTCCAGCATACGCTGCCCGAAGAGACCTCGCAGGAGGAACTGGCCGCACTGGTCGCGGAGCTCAATGCCGACCCGTCCATCCACGGCATTCTCGTGCAACTGCCTCTGCCGAAACATCTCCGGTCCGAACCGATCATCCAGTCGATCCAGCCGGAGAAAGATGTCGACGGGCTGCACGTCGTCAATGCCGGCAAGGTCGCGACCGGCGATCTCGAAGGCGGCCTCGTCTCCTGCACGCCGGCGGGCGCCATGGTCTTCGTGCGCCGTAACTACGGAGAGGATCTTTCCGGCCTCAATGCCGTCGTCATTGGTCGCTCAAACCTCTTCGGCAAGCCGATGTCGGCGTTGCTTCTCGCGGCGAACGCGACGGTCACGACGGCGCATTCTCGCACCAAGGACCTTGCCGGCGTCTGCCGCAACGCCGACATCCTTGTCGCCGCGGTCGGCCGTCCGGAGATGGTCAAGGCCGATTGGGTCAAGCCCGGTGCCATGGTCATCGATGTCGGCATCAATCGCGTTCCGGCGCCGGAGCGCGGCGAAGGCAAGACGAAGCTCGTTGGCGACGTCGCTTTCGAGGAATGCGCCAAGGTCGCAAGCGTGATTACGCCTGTGCCGGGGGGCGTCGGACCGATGACGATCGCCATGCTGATGGCGAACACGATCATCGCCGCCTGCCGCAAGGCCGGCCGCAACCCGCCGAAGTTCTGA
- a CDS encoding substrate-binding domain-containing protein — MAVNLKQLAQQLGLSQTTVSRALNGYPEVNAETRKRVLQAVRETGYRPNRAAQRLATGKAYSIGLVMPIASGIDSDIHFGEFLAGLAEEAVKHDFHFVLNPSAPDDEEATFRRLAASGNVDAVFIAYMRANDPRIAILKSLSIPFVVHGRSIGGPRDYPFLDIDNKGAFYDATKLLIQLGHHRIALINGPDYLSFSIRRKKGVVRALEEKGLRLDEALVHHSAMTDEYGYRSMRRFLGRPDPPTAVLCSSTVLALGAVRAINQAGLAIGSDISVIAHDDVLPMLKPENFSVPLTTTRSSLRAAGARIAKRLIGGILNRGDYPEQELWRAELIVRASTGPVPGR, encoded by the coding sequence ATGGCGGTCAATCTCAAGCAGCTCGCGCAGCAGCTCGGCCTGTCGCAGACGACCGTCAGCCGGGCGCTCAACGGCTACCCGGAAGTCAATGCCGAAACACGGAAGCGCGTTTTGCAGGCGGTACGCGAGACGGGCTATCGGCCCAACCGCGCTGCGCAGCGGCTCGCGACCGGCAAGGCCTATTCCATAGGTCTCGTCATGCCGATCGCTTCCGGCATCGATTCCGATATCCATTTCGGCGAATTCCTGGCTGGGCTCGCTGAGGAGGCAGTGAAGCACGACTTCCACTTCGTGCTGAACCCGAGTGCGCCTGACGACGAGGAGGCGACGTTCCGGCGGCTGGCGGCAAGCGGCAATGTCGATGCGGTCTTTATTGCCTACATGCGCGCGAACGATCCCCGCATCGCCATATTGAAGTCGCTCTCGATTCCCTTCGTCGTGCACGGCCGCTCGATCGGCGGCCCGCGGGATTATCCGTTTCTCGATATCGACAATAAGGGCGCGTTCTATGATGCGACGAAGCTTCTCATCCAGCTCGGCCATCATCGGATCGCTCTCATCAACGGACCGGACTATCTGAGCTTCTCCATCCGCCGGAAAAAGGGCGTGGTACGCGCTCTCGAGGAAAAGGGCCTGCGACTGGACGAGGCGCTGGTCCATCATTCGGCTATGACGGACGAATACGGTTATCGCAGCATGAGGCGTTTCCTCGGGCGGCCGGATCCGCCGACCGCCGTTCTTTGCTCGAGTACGGTGCTGGCGCTCGGGGCCGTGCGCGCGATCAACCAGGCAGGTCTCGCAATCGGCAGCGACATCTCCGTCATCGCTCATGACGACGTTCTGCCGATGCTGAAACCAGAAAACTTCAGCGTCCCGCTGACGACGACGCGCTCTTCGCTCAGGGCCGCAGGCGCACGCATCGCCAAGCGGCTGATCGGCGGCATCCTCAACCGCGGAGACTATCCCGAGCAGGAGCTTTGGCGCGCCGAGCTGATCGTGCGGGCCTCGACAGGGCCGGTGCCCGGCCGATAA
- a CDS encoding ABC transporter substrate-binding protein gives MKRSLLWGAAALALLAGSAGAADLKFKPGEDSKFNWASFEEFKKGHDLKGQTLTVFGPWRGEDETLFKSVYAYFAEATGVEVKYSSSENYEQQIVIDTQAGSPPDVAILPQPGLIADLAAKGLLTPLGDETKQWLLDNYAAGQSWVDLSTYNGKDGQPALYAFPYKIDVKSLVWYVPENFEDAGYEVPKTMEELKALTEQIAEDGEKPWCIGLGSGGATGWPATDWVEDLMLRTQPADVYDKWVKNEIPFTDPAITAALDEFGWFARNDKFVDGGAAAVASTDFRDSPKGLFASPPKCYLHHQASFIPSFFPEGTVVGEDADFFYMPPYESKKELGNPVLGAGTLAMITKDTPAARAFIEFLKTPIAHEVWMAQTSFLTPYKSVNVDVYGNPPLKKQGEILLSATTFRFDGSDLMPGKIGAGAFWTGMVDFVGGKSSADVAAGVQKAWDAIK, from the coding sequence GTGAAGAGATCATTGCTGTGGGGCGCGGCTGCGCTCGCATTGCTTGCGGGCAGCGCCGGCGCTGCCGACCTGAAGTTCAAGCCGGGCGAAGATTCCAAGTTCAACTGGGCGAGCTTCGAGGAGTTCAAGAAGGGCCATGATCTGAAGGGCCAGACGCTCACGGTCTTCGGGCCTTGGCGTGGCGAGGACGAAACCCTGTTCAAAAGCGTTTATGCCTATTTCGCCGAGGCGACGGGGGTGGAGGTCAAGTACTCGTCCTCAGAGAACTACGAGCAGCAGATCGTCATCGACACGCAGGCAGGCAGCCCGCCGGATGTGGCGATCCTACCGCAGCCGGGTCTGATCGCCGATCTCGCCGCCAAGGGTCTTCTGACGCCGCTCGGCGACGAAACCAAGCAATGGCTCCTCGATAACTATGCCGCCGGTCAGTCCTGGGTGGACCTTTCCACCTACAACGGCAAGGACGGCCAGCCGGCGCTCTACGCCTTCCCCTACAAGATTGATGTGAAGTCGCTCGTCTGGTACGTGCCGGAAAACTTCGAGGATGCCGGCTACGAAGTCCCGAAGACCATGGAGGAATTGAAGGCGCTGACGGAGCAAATCGCCGAGGACGGCGAGAAGCCCTGGTGCATTGGGCTCGGCTCCGGTGGTGCAACGGGCTGGCCCGCGACCGACTGGGTCGAGGACCTGATGCTGCGCACGCAGCCCGCCGACGTCTACGACAAGTGGGTCAAGAATGAGATCCCGTTCACCGATCCGGCCATCACCGCGGCGCTCGATGAGTTCGGTTGGTTCGCGCGCAACGACAAGTTCGTCGATGGCGGCGCGGCGGCTGTCGCCTCGACCGATTTCCGCGACAGTCCCAAGGGCCTCTTCGCCTCTCCGCCGAAGTGCTACCTGCATCACCAGGCCTCGTTCATTCCGTCCTTCTTCCCAGAGGGAACGGTCGTCGGGGAAGATGCCGACTTCTTCTACATGCCGCCTTACGAGAGCAAGAAGGAGCTCGGCAATCCGGTGCTCGGCGCAGGCACGCTCGCGATGATCACCAAGGATACGCCGGCTGCGCGCGCTTTCATCGAGTTTCTGAAGACCCCGATCGCGCACGAGGTCTGGATGGCGCAGACCAGCTTCCTGACGCCCTACAAGAGCGTCAATGTCGACGTCTACGGCAACCCGCCGCTCAAGAAGCAGGGCGAGATCCTGCTCAGCGCGACGACCTTCCGTTTCGACGGCTCCGACCTGATGCCCGGCAAGATCGGTGCGGGCGCCTTCTGGACCGGCATGGTCGATTTCGTGGGCGGCAAGTCCTCCGCCGATGTGGCGGCTGGCGTGCAGAAAGCGTGGGACGCGATCAAGTAA
- a CDS encoding carbohydrate ABC transporter permease, translating into MEQLIAAILTMVAGVLVCAAYFWGTNLILDWIFPSKGKFGAVASRNLRIANSIRPWLFLAPALLALTLYLVYPVVQSVWLSLHDRGGQNFVGISNYQWMVNDGEFRQSIFNNFLWLLVVPALSTFFGLIIAALTDRIWWGNIAKTLIFMPMAISFVGAAVIWKFIYDYRAAGTEQIGLLNAIVVAFGGGPQAWITLPFWNNFFLMAILIWIQTGFAMVILSAALRGIPEETIEAAVIDGANGWQIFFKIMVPQIWGTIAVVWTTITILVLKVFDIVLAMTNGQWQSQVLANLMFDWMFRGGGDFGRGASIAVVIMVLVIPIMIWNIRNAAKEAGGR; encoded by the coding sequence ATGGAGCAATTGATTGCTGCCATTCTCACGATGGTGGCCGGTGTTCTGGTCTGCGCAGCCTATTTCTGGGGCACGAATCTGATTCTCGACTGGATCTTCCCATCCAAAGGGAAGTTCGGTGCCGTCGCGTCCCGCAACCTGCGCATCGCGAATAGCATTCGCCCTTGGCTGTTTCTTGCGCCGGCCCTGCTGGCGCTGACGCTCTATCTCGTCTACCCCGTCGTCCAATCGGTCTGGCTGAGCCTGCACGACAGGGGTGGCCAGAACTTCGTCGGGATCAGCAACTATCAATGGATGGTCAATGACGGCGAGTTCCGGCAGTCGATTTTCAACAATTTCCTCTGGCTCCTGGTGGTTCCGGCGCTCTCCACCTTCTTCGGCCTCATCATCGCAGCGCTGACTGACCGGATCTGGTGGGGCAATATCGCCAAGACCCTGATCTTCATGCCGATGGCGATCTCCTTCGTCGGCGCGGCCGTCATATGGAAATTCATTTACGACTATCGCGCCGCAGGCACGGAGCAGATCGGCCTGCTGAACGCGATCGTCGTCGCCTTCGGCGGTGGGCCGCAGGCCTGGATCACGCTGCCCTTCTGGAACAACTTCTTCCTGATGGCCATCCTCATCTGGATCCAGACGGGCTTTGCCATGGTCATCCTTTCGGCGGCGCTGCGCGGCATCCCCGAGGAGACGATCGAGGCGGCGGTGATCGACGGCGCCAACGGCTGGCAGATCTTCTTCAAGATCATGGTGCCGCAGATCTGGGGCACGATCGCGGTCGTCTGGACCACCATCACCATCCTCGTTCTCAAGGTCTTCGATATCGTGCTGGCGATGACGAACGGTCAGTGGCAGAGCCAGGTGCTCGCCAATCTGATGTTCGACTGGATGTTCCGCGGTGGCGGCGATTTCGGTCGCGGCGCATCGATCGCCGTGGTCATCATGGTCCTCGTCATCCCGATCATGATCTGGAACATCCGCAATGCTGCCAAGGAAGCGGGGGGCCGCTGA
- a CDS encoding carbohydrate ABC transporter permease: MNPSTRSPLMWAVHLSVLLLVLLWTMPTAGLLISSLRDKDQLAVSGWWTALATSSRNAVARAPSPESQVERDGKFVISGNVLEGQGGQISAFGFSSREPAKFKPGETAELNDGERLTVQADGSFEIVSDQRMEGSRGQRIFFTASTPPRFTLDNYAEVLSAAGIGRSFLNSLTVAVPSTVIPILIAAFAAYALAWMPFPGRALLLAVVVGLLVVPLQMSLIPLLQLYNGVGAFFGVPAKTYMGIWLAHTGFGLPLAIYLLRNYMAGLPREIMESARVDGASDFEIFVKIVLPLSFPALASFAIFQFLWTWNDLLVALVFLGAGDDELVLTGRLVNLLGSRGGNWEILTASAFITIIVPLIVFFALQRYLVRGLLAGSVKGG; encoded by the coding sequence ATGAATCCGTCCACCCGTTCGCCGCTCATGTGGGCGGTTCATCTGTCCGTCCTGCTTCTGGTCCTGCTCTGGACCATGCCGACGGCAGGCCTTTTGATTTCGTCCTTGCGCGACAAGGACCAGCTCGCCGTCTCCGGCTGGTGGACAGCGCTTGCCACCTCCTCACGCAACGCCGTCGCACGCGCACCGTCGCCCGAAAGTCAGGTCGAGCGCGACGGCAAGTTCGTCATTTCCGGCAACGTGCTCGAAGGCCAGGGTGGCCAGATTTCCGCCTTCGGCTTTTCCAGCCGCGAGCCCGCCAAATTCAAACCCGGCGAGACGGCCGAGCTCAATGACGGCGAAAGGCTGACGGTACAGGCTGACGGCAGCTTCGAAATCGTCTCGGATCAGCGGATGGAGGGATCGCGCGGCCAGCGAATCTTCTTCACGGCCTCGACGCCGCCGCGCTTCACGCTCGACAACTACGCCGAGGTGCTGAGCGCGGCAGGCATCGGCAGGTCCTTCCTCAATTCGCTGACCGTTGCCGTCCCGTCCACGGTTATCCCTATCCTGATCGCCGCCTTCGCGGCCTATGCGCTTGCCTGGATGCCCTTTCCGGGGCGCGCACTGCTGCTCGCCGTCGTCGTCGGCCTGCTCGTAGTACCTCTGCAGATGTCCCTCATTCCGCTGCTGCAGCTCTACAACGGTGTTGGCGCGTTCTTCGGCGTCCCGGCCAAGACCTATATGGGCATCTGGCTTGCCCATACCGGCTTCGGACTGCCGCTGGCGATCTACCTCCTGCGCAACTACATGGCCGGGCTGCCGCGCGAGATCATGGAATCCGCGCGGGTGGATGGTGCCAGCGATTTCGAGATCTTCGTCAAGATCGTCCTGCCTCTGTCTTTCCCGGCGCTCGCCTCCTTCGCGATCTTTCAGTTCCTGTGGACCTGGAACGACCTGCTCGTCGCTCTGGTCTTCCTCGGCGCGGGGGATGACGAACTGGTGCTGACCGGCCGCCTCGTCAACCTTCTCGGCTCCCGCGGCGGCAATTGGGAAATCCTTACCGCCTCCGCCTTCATCACCATCATCGTTCCGTTGATCGTCTTCTTCGCCCTGCAGCGCTATCTCGTTCGCGGCCTGCTGGCGGGATCGGTCAAGGGCGGCTGA
- a CDS encoding alpha-glucosidase has product MNTTETTSSLLRPDKDWWRGAVIYQIYPRSFQDTNGDGIGDLKGITARLPHVAALGADAIWISPFFTSPMRDFGYDVSNYKDVDPIFGTLEDFDALIAEAHRLGLRVMIDLVLSHTSDQHPWFVESRSSRSNAKADWYVWADSKPDGTPPNNWLSIFGGSAWAWDPTRLQYYLHNFLTSQPDLNLHNPEVQDALLAVERFWLERGVDGFRLDTINFYFHDKQLRDNPALAPERRNASTAPAVNPYNYQEHIYDKNRPENLEFLKRFRAVMDEFPAIAAVGEVGDSQRGLEIAGEYTSGGDKVHMCYAFEFLAPDPLTPHGVAEVLLDFQKAAPEGWACWAFSNHDVVRHVSRWGHRIADHEAHAKLLASLLMSLRGSVCIYQGEELALTEAELAYEDLRDPYGIQFWPDFKGRDGCRTPMVWESLPDGGFSDAKPWLPISESHLSQAVAVQEGDPKSVLQHYRRFLQFRKAYPAFAKGEIEFVETKGSALGFLRSFGNQKLFCLFNMSGEPVTKELPRERLHVLEGHGFVFEIMDNEINLPAWGAFFARLV; this is encoded by the coding sequence ATGAACACGACAGAAACGACGAGCTCCCTTCTGCGGCCTGACAAGGATTGGTGGCGCGGAGCGGTGATCTACCAGATCTATCCGCGTTCCTTCCAGGACACGAATGGCGACGGCATCGGCGACTTGAAAGGCATTACCGCCCGCCTGCCGCATGTCGCGGCGCTCGGCGCAGACGCAATCTGGATCTCGCCCTTTTTCACCTCGCCGATGAGGGACTTCGGTTACGACGTCTCGAACTACAAGGATGTCGATCCGATCTTCGGCACGCTTGAGGATTTCGACGCGCTGATCGCTGAGGCGCACCGGCTCGGCCTCCGCGTGATGATCGACCTCGTCCTGTCGCACACGTCGGACCAGCATCCCTGGTTCGTCGAAAGCCGCTCGAGCCGCAGCAACGCCAAGGCGGACTGGTATGTCTGGGCGGATTCGAAGCCCGACGGCACGCCGCCCAACAATTGGCTGTCGATCTTCGGCGGCTCCGCCTGGGCCTGGGACCCGACGCGGCTGCAATATTACCTGCACAATTTCCTGACCTCGCAGCCGGACCTGAATCTGCACAATCCTGAGGTTCAGGATGCGCTCCTTGCCGTCGAGCGCTTCTGGCTCGAGCGCGGCGTCGATGGCTTCCGCCTCGACACCATCAATTTCTACTTCCATGACAAGCAGTTGCGCGACAATCCGGCGCTTGCGCCGGAGCGGCGCAATGCCTCGACGGCGCCGGCGGTCAACCCGTATAACTACCAAGAACACATCTACGACAAGAACCGGCCCGAGAATCTGGAATTCCTGAAGCGCTTCCGGGCGGTAATGGACGAATTCCCGGCGATCGCCGCGGTCGGTGAGGTCGGCGACAGCCAGCGCGGTCTTGAGATTGCCGGCGAATACACGTCCGGCGGCGACAAGGTGCATATGTGCTACGCCTTCGAATTCCTGGCGCCGGATCCGCTGACGCCCCATGGCGTCGCCGAGGTGCTGTTGGACTTTCAGAAGGCAGCGCCGGAGGGCTGGGCCTGCTGGGCTTTTTCAAACCACGACGTCGTCCGCCACGTCAGCCGCTGGGGTCACCGTATCGCCGATCACGAAGCGCATGCCAAGCTGCTCGCAAGTCTCTTGATGTCCTTGCGTGGCTCGGTCTGCATCTATCAGGGCGAGGAACTGGCGCTCACCGAAGCGGAACTCGCCTACGAGGATCTTCGCGACCCTTACGGCATTCAGTTCTGGCCCGACTTCAAGGGGCGGGACGGCTGCCGCACGCCGATGGTATGGGAGAGCCTGCCGGATGGCGGGTTCAGCGACGCGAAGCCCTGGCTGCCGATTTCGGAGAGCCACCTGTCGCAGGCCGTCGCCGTGCAGGAGGGCGATCCAAAGTCGGTCCTGCAGCACTACCGCCGCTTCCTGCAGTTCAGGAAGGCGTATCCGGCTTTTGCCAAAGGCGAGATCGAATTCGTCGAGACCAAGGGATCCGCGCTTGGCTTCCTGCGCAGCTTTGGCAACCAGAAGCTTTTCTGCCTCTTTAACATGAGCGGCGAACCGGTGACGAAGGAATTGCCGCGCGAACGGCTGCACGTGCTCGAAGGCCACGGCTTCGTCTTTGAGATTATGGACAACGAGATCAATCTACCGGCCTGGGGCGCGTTTTTCGCGCGCCTGGTCTGA
- a CDS encoding ABC transporter ATP-binding protein: MTGLLLKDIRKSYGAVDVIHGINLDIKQGEFVVFVGPSGCGKSTLLRMIAGLEEITGGDMFIDGERVNDVPPSKRGIAMVFQSYALYPHMTVYDNMAFGMRIARESKEEIDRRVRAAAEMLQLTQYLDRLPKALSGGQRQRVAIGRAICRNPKVFLFDEPLSNLDAALRVATRIEIAKLSERMSDTTMIYVTHDQVEAMTLADRIVVLSAGHIEQVGAPLELYERPANLFVARFIGSPAMNVIPATITAAGAQTTVTLVRGKSVTLDIPTEASENGRKASFGVRPEDLEVTESEDFLFEGTVSIVEALGEVTLLYIEGLVEGEPIIAKMPGIPRVGRGDKVRFTADKAKLHLFDAEGRSYRA, encoded by the coding sequence ATGACGGGCCTGCTGTTAAAAGATATCCGCAAGTCCTACGGGGCGGTCGATGTCATTCACGGTATCAATCTCGATATCAAGCAGGGCGAATTCGTCGTCTTCGTCGGCCCATCCGGCTGTGGCAAGTCGACCTTGCTGCGGATGATCGCGGGGCTGGAGGAAATCACCGGCGGTGACATGTTCATCGACGGCGAGCGGGTCAACGACGTGCCGCCGTCGAAGCGCGGCATTGCCATGGTGTTCCAGTCCTACGCGCTTTATCCGCACATGACGGTCTATGACAACATGGCCTTCGGCATGCGGATCGCGAGGGAGTCAAAGGAGGAGATCGACCGTCGCGTCCGTGCGGCGGCGGAAATGCTCCAACTCACCCAGTATCTGGATCGTCTGCCGAAGGCGCTCTCGGGTGGTCAGCGCCAGCGCGTGGCGATCGGGCGGGCGATCTGCCGTAATCCCAAGGTCTTCCTCTTCGACGAGCCTCTCTCTAATCTCGACGCGGCGCTGCGCGTCGCAACCCGCATCGAGATCGCCAAGCTCAGCGAGCGGATGTCCGATACGACGATGATCTATGTCACCCACGACCAGGTGGAGGCGATGACGCTCGCCGACCGGATCGTAGTTCTTTCCGCCGGCCATATCGAGCAGGTCGGTGCCCCGCTGGAACTCTATGAGCGACCGGCAAACCTCTTCGTCGCCCGCTTCATCGGCTCTCCGGCGATGAACGTCATTCCCGCAACGATCACGGCCGCCGGCGCGCAGACGACCGTGACGCTCGTGCGTGGAAAGTCCGTGACGCTCGACATTCCGACCGAGGCTTCCGAGAACGGCAGGAAGGCAAGCTTCGGGGTTCGGCCGGAAGACCTTGAGGTCACCGAGTCCGAGGATTTCCTGTTCGAGGGAACGGTTTCGATCGTCGAAGCGCTCGGTGAGGTGACGCTGCTCTATATAGAGGGGCTCGTGGAGGGCGAACCGATCATTGCAAAGATGCCGGGAATCCCGCGGGTCGGCCGCGGCGACAAGGTGCGCTTCACCGCCGACAAGGCGAAGCTTCACCTTTTCGATGCCGAAGGGCGCAGCTATCGGGCTTAG